One segment of Burkholderia multivorans ATCC BAA-247 DNA contains the following:
- a CDS encoding EAL domain-containing protein, whose amino-acid sequence MPAPPPAPAAAGSTSRLIADRALAAVFQPIVDLGSGTVIGYEGLIRGPHGTELEPPAALFAQAAREGETLALEQAAALTCLDAFAALGCDGKLFLNFSAGTILQLARERERARMLLGRARVGAERIVIELTEQNATTDVAHIVPAIASLRDAGIQLALDDYGTANASMNLWLRLHPDVVKIDRFFIHDIARDPLKFEAVKAMQHFAHASGAKLIAEGIENECDLIVVRDMGICCVQGFLLGRPNARPSRVVAPAARDAIRTPHIAVFPGATRIARPAGTIASKMLVPAPALPRDATSNDVLDLFNRMPDLHAVALVERGRPVALVNRRGFIDRFALPYHREVFGKKPCLQFANDAPLMIENSTTFEQLAMLLASHDQRYLADGFVITEHGRYVGLGTGESLVRAVTEMRIEAARYANPLTFLPGNIPISAHIDRLLARDAGFHACYVDLNQFKPFNDQYGYWQGDEVLKFAATVLAGVCDPQRDFLGHVGGDDFLVLFQRDDWRSRALAAIERFNQGAQLFYTQADRQAGGLRGEDRHGNPAFFGFVTMAIGAVSVPAGAHGAKRYGSDEIASVAALAKRRAKQQPGGLAVVDLDVGRAALRERGEPPGASAG is encoded by the coding sequence ATGCCCGCGCCCCCTCCCGCTCCCGCTGCCGCCGGCAGCACCTCGCGCCTGATCGCGGATCGCGCGCTCGCCGCCGTGTTCCAGCCGATCGTCGACCTCGGGTCCGGAACCGTCATCGGCTACGAGGGGCTGATCCGCGGGCCGCACGGCACCGAGCTCGAGCCGCCTGCCGCGTTGTTCGCGCAGGCCGCGCGCGAGGGCGAGACGCTCGCGCTCGAACAGGCGGCCGCGCTCACCTGCCTCGACGCGTTCGCGGCGCTCGGCTGCGACGGCAAGCTGTTCCTCAATTTCAGCGCCGGCACGATCCTGCAACTCGCGCGCGAACGCGAGCGTGCCCGCATGCTGCTCGGGCGCGCGCGGGTCGGCGCCGAGCGCATCGTGATCGAGTTGACCGAGCAGAACGCGACGACCGACGTCGCGCATATCGTGCCGGCGATCGCGTCGCTGCGCGATGCGGGCATCCAGCTCGCACTCGACGACTACGGCACCGCGAACGCGAGCATGAACCTCTGGCTGCGCCTGCACCCGGACGTCGTGAAGATCGACCGCTTCTTCATCCACGACATCGCGCGCGACCCGCTCAAGTTCGAAGCCGTGAAGGCGATGCAGCATTTCGCGCATGCGAGCGGCGCGAAACTGATCGCGGAAGGCATCGAGAACGAATGCGACCTGATCGTCGTGCGCGACATGGGCATCTGCTGCGTGCAGGGCTTCCTGCTCGGCCGCCCGAATGCGCGGCCTTCGCGCGTCGTCGCGCCCGCCGCGCGCGACGCGATCCGCACGCCGCACATCGCCGTGTTCCCCGGTGCGACACGCATCGCGCGGCCGGCCGGCACGATCGCCTCGAAGATGCTCGTGCCGGCGCCGGCGCTGCCGCGCGACGCGACCAGCAACGACGTGCTGGACTTGTTCAACCGGATGCCCGACCTGCACGCGGTCGCGCTCGTCGAGCGCGGGCGGCCCGTCGCGCTGGTCAACCGCCGCGGCTTCATCGACCGCTTCGCGCTGCCGTACCACCGCGAGGTGTTCGGCAAGAAGCCGTGCCTGCAGTTCGCGAACGACGCGCCGCTGATGATCGAGAACTCGACGACCTTCGAGCAGCTCGCGATGCTGCTCGCGAGCCATGACCAGCGCTATCTGGCGGACGGCTTCGTGATCACCGAGCACGGCCGCTACGTCGGGCTCGGCACCGGCGAAAGCCTCGTGCGCGCGGTGACCGAGATGCGCATCGAGGCCGCACGCTATGCGAACCCGCTGACGTTCCTGCCCGGCAACATCCCGATCAGCGCGCACATCGATCGCCTGCTCGCACGCGACGCCGGCTTTCACGCGTGCTACGTCGACCTGAACCAGTTCAAGCCCTTCAACGACCAGTACGGCTACTGGCAAGGCGACGAGGTGCTGAAGTTCGCCGCGACGGTGCTGGCCGGCGTCTGCGATCCGCAGCGCGACTTTCTCGGGCACGTCGGCGGCGACGATTTCCTCGTGCTGTTTCAGCGCGACGACTGGCGGTCGCGCGCGCTCGCCGCGATCGAGCGCTTCAATCAGGGCGCGCAGCTGTTCTATACGCAGGCCGACCGGCAGGCAGGCGGCCTGCGCGGCGAGGATCGCCACGGCAACCCTGCGTTCTTCGGTTTCGTGACGATGGCGATCGGCGCGGTCAGCGTACCGGCCGGCGCACACGGCGCGAAGCGCTATGGCAGCGACGAAATCGCGTCGGTCGCCGCGCTCGCGAAGCGGCGCGCGAAACAACAGCCGGGCGGACTGGCGGTGGTCGACCTCGATGTGGGCCGCGCGGCGCTGCGGGAGCGCGGCGAGCCGCCCGGCGCGAGCGCGGGCTGA
- the glmU gene encoding bifunctional UDP-N-acetylglucosamine diphosphorylase/glucosamine-1-phosphate N-acetyltransferase GlmU, with the protein MNIVILAAGTGKRMRSALPKVLHPVAGRPLLSHVIATARTLQPSRLVVVVGHGAEQVRAAVAAPDIQFAVQAEQLGTGHAVRQALPLLDPAQPTLVLYGDVPLTRASTLQRLVDAARDGRYGILTVTLDDPTGYGRIVRDASGFVTRIVEQKDASPDELKIAEINTGIIVTPTAQLAMWLGALKNENAQGEYYLTDVVELAIEAGFEVVTAQPDEEWETLGVNSKAQLAELERIHQRNVADALLADGVTLADPARIDVRGTLRCGRDVSIDVNCVFEGDVTLADNVTIGANCVIRNASVGAGTRIDAFTHIDGAKLGAHTVIGPYARLRPGAQLADEAHVGNFVEVKNAVIGHGSKANHLTYIGDADIGARVNIGAGTITCNYDGANKFRTVIEDDVFVGSDTQLVAPVRVGRGVTIAAGTTVWKDVADGVLALNEKTQTAKSGYVRPVKKKS; encoded by the coding sequence ATGAATATCGTGATTTTGGCGGCAGGCACCGGCAAGCGCATGCGTTCCGCGCTGCCGAAGGTGCTCCATCCCGTGGCCGGCAGGCCGCTCCTCTCCCACGTCATCGCGACCGCGCGCACGTTGCAGCCGTCCCGGCTCGTCGTCGTCGTCGGTCACGGCGCCGAGCAGGTCCGTGCCGCCGTCGCGGCGCCCGATATCCAGTTCGCGGTGCAGGCCGAGCAGCTCGGCACCGGTCATGCGGTGCGCCAGGCGCTGCCGCTGCTCGATCCCGCGCAGCCGACGCTCGTGCTCTACGGCGACGTGCCGCTCACGCGCGCATCGACGCTGCAGCGGCTCGTCGACGCCGCACGCGACGGACGCTACGGGATTCTGACCGTCACGCTCGACGATCCGACCGGTTACGGCCGCATCGTGCGCGACGCATCGGGCTTCGTCACGCGCATCGTCGAGCAGAAGGACGCGTCGCCCGACGAACTGAAGATCGCCGAGATCAACACCGGCATCATCGTCACGCCCACCGCGCAGCTCGCGATGTGGCTCGGCGCGCTGAAGAACGAGAACGCGCAGGGCGAGTACTACCTGACCGACGTCGTCGAACTCGCCATCGAGGCCGGCTTCGAGGTCGTCACCGCGCAGCCCGACGAGGAATGGGAAACGCTCGGCGTGAACAGCAAGGCGCAGCTCGCCGAGCTCGAGCGCATCCATCAGCGCAACGTCGCCGATGCGCTGCTCGCCGACGGCGTCACGCTCGCCGATCCCGCACGCATCGACGTGCGCGGCACGCTGCGCTGCGGGCGCGACGTATCGATCGACGTGAACTGCGTGTTCGAAGGCGACGTGACGCTCGCCGACAACGTGACGATCGGCGCGAACTGCGTGATCCGCAATGCGTCGGTCGGCGCCGGCACACGCATCGACGCGTTCACGCATATCGACGGCGCCAAGCTCGGCGCGCACACGGTCATCGGCCCGTACGCGCGGCTGCGCCCCGGCGCGCAACTCGCGGACGAAGCGCACGTCGGCAACTTCGTCGAGGTGAAGAACGCAGTGATCGGCCACGGCTCGAAGGCGAATCACCTCACGTATATCGGCGACGCCGACATCGGCGCGCGCGTCAACATCGGCGCGGGCACGATCACCTGCAACTACGACGGCGCGAACAAGTTCCGCACCGTGATCGAGGACGACGTGTTCGTCGGCTCCGACACGCAGCTCGTCGCGCCGGTGCGCGTCGGCCGCGGCGTGACGATCGCGGCCGGCACGACGGTGTGGAAGGACGTCGCCGACGGCGTGCTCGCGCTGAACGAGAAGACGCAGACCGCGAAGAGCGGCTACGTGCGCCCCGTCAAGAAGAAGAGCTGA
- a CDS encoding dihydroneopterin aldolase: MFSALLHPRLADCRRLYLRDYEVHINIGAFEHEKRGEQRVVINVDLFVPLARSTPVDDRLHEVVDYDLMKQSVAQCVARGHIHLQETLCDAIAAHLLAHDAVRAVRVCTEKPDAYPDCDAVGVEVFRIKDEERA; encoded by the coding sequence ATGTTTTCCGCTCTCCTGCACCCCCGCCTCGCGGATTGCCGCAGGCTCTACCTGCGCGACTACGAGGTGCACATCAACATCGGGGCCTTCGAACACGAGAAGCGCGGCGAGCAGCGCGTCGTCATCAACGTCGACCTGTTCGTGCCGCTCGCGCGTTCGACGCCGGTGGACGACCGGCTGCACGAAGTCGTCGACTACGACCTGATGAAGCAGAGCGTCGCGCAGTGCGTGGCGCGCGGCCACATCCATCTGCAGGAAACGCTGTGTGACGCGATCGCCGCGCACCTGCTGGCGCACGACGCCGTGCGCGCGGTACGCGTCTGTACCGAGAAACCGGACGCCTATCCGGACTGCGACGCCGTCGGCGTCGAAGTCTTTCGCATCAAGGACGAGGAGCGAGCATGA
- a CDS encoding AGE family epimerase/isomerase, with product MNMPPVQSCPTTPAAHAQPAPFVANFRDPSFLLSHVEDTLRFYAPNVLDPTGGFYHYFRDDGSVYNRTSRHLVSSCRFVFNYAMAYRHFGDPRHLDYARHGLRFLRDAHWDEQLQGYDWELEWRDGAKRATLDGTRHCYGLAFVLLAAAHATMAGIEEARPLIAATYELAEHRFWDPAAGLYADDATPNWIVSTYRGQNANMHMTEALLAAYEATGHLTYLDRAEKVATNITQRQAALAGGLVWEHYHADWSVDWDYNKEDSSNIFRPWGFQPGHQTEWAKLLLILERHRPLDWLVPRAAELFDAALTHAWDTDHGGLCYGFGPDFTICDHNKYFWVQAETFAAAAMLGARTGAERFWDWYDEIWRYSWAHFVDHRYGAWYRILTCDNRKYSDEKSPAGKTDYHTMGACYDVLATLARTARSEQAQ from the coding sequence ATGAACATGCCTCCGGTCCAGTCCTGCCCCACCACGCCGGCCGCCCATGCGCAGCCGGCGCCGTTCGTCGCCAACTTCCGCGATCCGTCGTTCCTGCTGTCGCACGTCGAGGACACGCTGCGCTTCTACGCGCCGAACGTACTCGATCCGACCGGCGGCTTCTACCATTACTTCCGCGACGACGGCAGCGTCTATAACCGCACGTCGCGCCACCTCGTGAGCAGCTGCCGGTTCGTGTTCAACTACGCGATGGCGTACCGGCATTTCGGCGATCCGCGCCATCTCGACTACGCGCGCCACGGGCTGCGCTTCCTGCGCGACGCACACTGGGACGAACAGCTGCAGGGCTACGACTGGGAGCTCGAGTGGCGCGACGGCGCGAAGCGCGCGACGCTCGACGGCACGCGCCACTGCTACGGGCTCGCGTTCGTGCTGCTCGCGGCCGCGCATGCGACGATGGCCGGCATCGAGGAAGCACGCCCGCTGATCGCCGCGACCTACGAGCTCGCCGAGCACCGCTTCTGGGATCCCGCCGCGGGCCTCTATGCCGACGATGCGACGCCGAACTGGATCGTGTCGACGTATCGCGGCCAGAACGCGAACATGCACATGACCGAAGCGCTGCTCGCTGCGTACGAAGCGACCGGCCACCTGACGTATCTCGATCGCGCGGAAAAGGTCGCGACGAACATCACGCAACGCCAGGCCGCGCTCGCCGGCGGGCTCGTCTGGGAGCACTACCACGCGGACTGGTCGGTCGACTGGGACTACAACAAGGAAGACAGCTCGAACATCTTCCGTCCGTGGGGCTTCCAGCCGGGCCACCAGACCGAATGGGCGAAGCTGCTGCTGATCCTCGAACGGCACCGTCCGCTCGACTGGCTCGTGCCGCGCGCGGCCGAACTGTTCGACGCCGCGCTCACGCACGCCTGGGACACCGACCACGGCGGCCTCTGCTACGGCTTCGGCCCCGACTTCACGATCTGCGACCACAACAAGTATTTCTGGGTGCAGGCCGAAACCTTCGCGGCCGCCGCGATGCTCGGCGCGCGCACCGGCGCCGAGCGCTTCTGGGACTGGTACGACGAGATCTGGCGCTACAGCTGGGCGCATTTCGTCGATCACCGCTACGGCGCGTGGTACCGGATCCTCACCTGCGACAACCGCAAGTACAGCGACGAGAAAAGCCCGGCCGGGAAAACCGACTATCACACGATGGGCGCGTGCTACGACGTGCTCGCGACCCTCGCGCGCACGGCGCGCAGCGAGCAAGCGCAATGA
- a CDS encoding Rossmann fold domain-containing protein yields the protein MTVSADTPAARVALVAGAFDRRADPVPLGRALAAAFARRGWDVALQCGPGAARADADAAAADAAALGRRAAVLDADLALEGDAATLIAACGATLGRPACAVFVTACAGADDAQTIDGATLAAALARNVTAPLALARALADATPDAARDDEALRACAIHVLDQALFHPAPAQLSHALMQAALSRATSALALALAPKVRVAALVRGRAPHADDIAAAACYLANAPGVTGATLTVDGGEHLVPPADGPNE from the coding sequence ATGACCGTTTCAGCCGATACGCCGGCCGCGCGCGTAGCGCTCGTCGCCGGCGCGTTCGACCGCCGCGCCGATCCCGTGCCGCTCGGGCGCGCGCTCGCTGCGGCGTTCGCGCGGCGCGGCTGGGACGTCGCGCTGCAGTGCGGCCCCGGCGCCGCGCGCGCAGACGCCGACGCGGCCGCCGCCGACGCCGCGGCGCTCGGCCGTCGCGCCGCCGTGCTCGACGCCGATCTGGCCCTGGAGGGCGATGCCGCGACGCTGATCGCCGCATGCGGCGCTACGCTCGGCCGGCCCGCATGCGCGGTATTCGTCACCGCGTGCGCCGGTGCGGACGATGCGCAGACGATCGACGGCGCGACGCTCGCCGCCGCGCTCGCGCGCAACGTGACGGCGCCGCTCGCGCTGGCACGCGCGCTCGCCGACGCGACGCCCGACGCCGCGCGCGACGACGAAGCGCTGCGCGCATGCGCGATCCACGTGCTGGATCAGGCACTGTTTCACCCGGCGCCCGCGCAGCTGTCGCATGCGCTGATGCAGGCCGCGCTGAGCCGCGCGACGTCGGCACTCGCGCTCGCGCTCGCGCCGAAGGTGCGCGTCGCGGCGCTGGTGCGCGGCCGCGCGCCGCATGCGGACGACATCGCGGCGGCCGCCTGCTATCTCGCGAACGCGCCCGGCGTGACGGGCGCGACGCTGACCGTCGACGGCGGCGAGCACCTCGTGCCGCCGGCGGACGGCCCGAATGAATGA
- a CDS encoding carbohydrate kinase family protein gives MSGGTFPAFVSAGDILTDMVRAGDAQWTSVPGGAGWNVARAVARLGVPSALAGAIGEDCFSDVLWHTSEAAGLDLRFLQRVARPPLLAIVHETRPPAYFFIGEASADLAFDPARLPAGWAEHVQWAHFGCISLVREPLAGTLVALAADLHARGVKISFDPNVRNLMTAAYRPTLEKMAGLADLIKVSDEDLRHLFGSDGDNAIEAVRALNPRAAVLVTRGAQPATLYADGERYDARPPRVEVADTVGAGDASIGGMLFSLMAAPQRSWREHLTFALAAGAAACRHTGAHAPTLDEVVALLER, from the coding sequence ATGAGCGGCGGCACGTTTCCGGCTTTCGTGTCGGCAGGCGACATCCTGACCGACATGGTGCGCGCAGGCGACGCGCAATGGACCTCGGTGCCGGGCGGCGCCGGCTGGAACGTCGCGCGCGCGGTCGCGCGGCTCGGCGTGCCGAGTGCGCTCGCGGGCGCGATCGGCGAAGACTGCTTTTCTGACGTGCTGTGGCACACGAGCGAAGCGGCCGGCCTCGATCTGCGCTTCCTGCAGCGCGTCGCGCGGCCGCCGCTGCTCGCGATCGTCCACGAGACGCGGCCGCCCGCGTACTTCTTCATCGGCGAAGCGAGCGCGGATCTCGCGTTCGACCCGGCGCGTCTGCCGGCCGGCTGGGCCGAGCACGTGCAATGGGCGCATTTCGGCTGCATCAGCCTCGTGCGCGAACCGCTCGCGGGCACGCTCGTCGCACTCGCGGCCGATCTCCATGCGCGCGGCGTGAAGATCAGCTTCGATCCGAACGTGCGCAACCTGATGACGGCCGCGTACCGGCCGACGCTCGAGAAAATGGCCGGCCTCGCCGATCTGATCAAGGTGTCCGACGAGGATCTGCGGCATCTGTTCGGCAGCGATGGCGACAACGCGATCGAGGCAGTGCGCGCGCTGAATCCGCGCGCGGCCGTGCTGGTCACGCGCGGCGCGCAGCCCGCGACGCTCTATGCGGACGGCGAACGCTACGACGCGCGGCCGCCGCGCGTCGAGGTCGCGGACACCGTCGGCGCGGGCGACGCGTCGATCGGCGGGATGCTGTTCAGCCTGATGGCGGCGCCGCAGCGGTCGTGGCGCGAACATCTGACCTTCGCGCTCGCTGCCGGTGCGGCCGCGTGCCGGCACACGGGCGCGCATGCGCCGACGCTCGACGAAGTCGTCGCCCTGCTCGAACGCTGA
- the ttcA gene encoding tRNA 2-thiocytidine(32) synthetase TtcA → MNAPQTNDTAADVATIEASAAEVGRRALTRREQKEAYENNKLFKRIVRQVGQAIGDYNMIEDGDKVMVCLSGGKDSYAMLDILLRLRERAPIDFDIVAVNLDQKQPGFPEHVLPEYLTQIGVPFHIENQDTYSIVKRLVPEGKTTCSLCSRLRRGILYRVAGELGATKIALGHHRDDIVQTLLLNMFYGGKLKGMPPKLQSDDGKNVVIRPLAYVKETDLEKYAELREFPIIPCNLCGSQPNLKRAEMKALIREWDKRFPGRVDNMFNALANVVPSHLMDTTLFPFASLRATGQADPQGDIAFDEEPCASGDETAAPGGAKPISIVQFDDL, encoded by the coding sequence ATGAACGCCCCCCAAACGAACGACACGGCGGCCGACGTCGCCACCATCGAAGCAAGCGCCGCCGAAGTCGGCCGCCGCGCACTGACGCGCCGCGAGCAGAAGGAAGCGTACGAGAACAACAAGCTGTTCAAGCGGATCGTGCGCCAGGTCGGCCAGGCGATCGGCGACTACAACATGATCGAGGACGGCGACAAGGTGATGGTGTGCCTGTCGGGCGGCAAGGACAGCTATGCGATGCTCGACATCCTGCTGCGCCTGCGCGAGCGTGCGCCGATCGACTTCGACATCGTCGCGGTGAACCTCGACCAGAAGCAGCCGGGCTTTCCCGAGCACGTGCTGCCCGAGTACCTGACGCAGATCGGCGTGCCGTTCCATATCGAGAACCAGGATACCTACAGCATCGTCAAGCGGCTCGTGCCGGAAGGCAAGACGACCTGCTCGCTGTGCTCGCGGCTGCGCCGCGGGATCCTGTACCGCGTCGCCGGCGAGCTCGGCGCGACCAAGATCGCGCTCGGCCATCACCGCGACGACATCGTGCAGACGCTGCTGCTCAACATGTTCTACGGCGGCAAGCTGAAGGGGATGCCGCCGAAGCTGCAGTCCGACGACGGCAAGAACGTCGTGATCCGGCCGCTCGCCTACGTGAAGGAAACCGACCTCGAGAAATACGCGGAGCTGCGCGAATTCCCGATCATTCCGTGCAATCTGTGCGGCAGCCAGCCGAACCTGAAGCGCGCGGAAATGAAGGCGCTGATCCGCGAATGGGACAAGCGCTTCCCCGGCCGCGTCGACAACATGTTCAACGCGCTCGCGAACGTCGTGCCGTCGCATCTGATGGATACGACGCTGTTCCCGTTCGCGTCGCTGCGCGCGACCGGCCAGGCCGACCCGCAGGGCGACATCGCGTTCGACGAGGAACCGTGCGCGAGCGGCGACGAGACAGCCGCGCCGGGCGGCGCGAAACCGATCTCGATCGTCCAGTTCGACGACCTCTAA
- a CDS encoding DUF2905 domain-containing protein produces MLRWLMASFVAVMILTRCWPWLGKLGIGRLPGDVTLTLGGRRYPFPFMSTLVVTMLVSTLARLL; encoded by the coding sequence ATGCTGCGCTGGCTGATGGCGTCGTTCGTCGCGGTGATGATCCTGACGCGCTGCTGGCCGTGGCTCGGCAAGCTCGGCATCGGCCGCCTGCCCGGCGACGTCACGCTGACGCTCGGCGGCCGGCGCTATCCGTTCCCGTTCATGTCGACGCTGGTCGTGACGATGCTCGTGTCGACGCTCGCGCGTCTGCTTTGA
- a CDS encoding class I SAM-dependent methyltransferase produces the protein MNPKAHEPASLPAPGPDALAQSETLAAQLRAEIAAAGGWLPFSRFMERALYAPGLGYYSGGARKFGRRADDGSDFVTAPELSPLFAQTLAQPVADALAASGTPRVMEFGAGTGKLAAGLLAALDALGATLDEYLIVDLSGELRARQRDTIAAAAPALAAKVRWLDALPERFEGVVIGNEVLDAMPVRLFAKAGGAWRERGVALDAQHAFVFDDRAVAPADVPPALAGLDVDDGYVTETHEAALAFTRTVCTMLARGAVLLIDYGFPAHEYYHPQRDRGTLMCHYRHHAHDDPFLYPGLQDITAHVEFTGIYEAGIAAGADLLGYTSQARFLLNAGITDALAAIDPSDVTQFLPAANAVQKLISEAEMGELFKVIAFSRGIDGTLDAFVRGDRSHAL, from the coding sequence ATGAACCCGAAAGCTCACGAACCCGCTAGTTTACCTGCTCCCGGCCCCGATGCGCTCGCGCAGTCCGAAACGCTCGCCGCGCAACTGCGCGCCGAGATCGCGGCGGCCGGCGGCTGGCTGCCGTTCTCCCGCTTCATGGAGCGCGCGCTGTACGCGCCGGGCCTCGGCTATTACAGCGGCGGCGCGCGCAAGTTCGGCCGCCGCGCGGACGACGGCAGCGACTTCGTCACCGCGCCCGAACTGTCGCCGCTGTTCGCGCAGACGCTCGCGCAGCCGGTCGCCGACGCGCTCGCGGCGAGCGGCACGCCGCGCGTGATGGAATTCGGCGCCGGCACCGGCAAGCTCGCGGCCGGCCTGCTCGCGGCGCTCGATGCGCTCGGCGCGACACTGGACGAGTACCTGATCGTCGACCTGTCCGGCGAGCTGCGCGCGCGCCAGCGCGACACGATCGCGGCGGCCGCGCCGGCGCTGGCCGCGAAGGTCCGCTGGCTCGATGCGTTGCCCGAGCGGTTCGAGGGCGTCGTGATCGGCAACGAAGTGCTCGACGCGATGCCGGTGCGGCTGTTCGCGAAGGCCGGCGGCGCCTGGCGCGAGCGCGGCGTCGCGCTCGACGCGCAGCACGCGTTCGTGTTCGACGATCGCGCGGTCGCGCCGGCCGACGTGCCGCCGGCGCTCGCGGGCCTCGACGTCGACGACGGCTACGTGACCGAGACGCACGAGGCCGCGCTCGCGTTCACGCGCACGGTCTGCACGATGCTCGCGCGCGGCGCGGTGCTGCTGATCGACTACGGGTTCCCGGCGCACGAGTACTACCATCCGCAGCGCGACCGCGGCACGCTGATGTGCCACTACCGGCACCACGCACACGACGATCCGTTCCTGTATCCGGGGCTGCAGGACATCACCGCGCACGTCGAATTCACCGGCATCTACGAGGCCGGCATCGCCGCCGGCGCGGACCTGCTCGGCTACACGTCCCAGGCGCGCTTTCTGCTGAATGCCGGCATCACCGACGCGCTCGCCGCGATCGATCCGTCCGACGTCACGCAGTTTTTGCCGGCCGCGAACGCGGTGCAGAAGCTGATTTCGGAGGCGGAGATGGGCGAGCTGTTCAAGGTGATCGCGTTCTCGCGCGGCATCGACGGCACGCTCGACGCATTCGTGCGCGGCGACCGCTCGCACGCGCTGTGA
- a CDS encoding LacI family DNA-binding transcriptional regulator — protein sequence MGTTIRDVARAAEVSIGTVSRALKNQPGLSETTRARIVEIAQRLGYDHAQLRPRIRRLTFLLHRQHNRFPASPFFSHVLHGVEDACRERGIVPTLLTVGPNDDVLRQMRPHAPDAIAVAGFIEPETIEALAATGRPLVLIDLWAPGLRSVNIDNATGAALAMRHLLATGRSRIAFIGGSPAHYSIAQRAIGYRRAFFEAGRLFDPAYEVTIDAGLDPDTGATRAMQQLLDAPGPRPDAVFAYNDAAALAAQRVCLARGLRIPDDIAIVGFDDIPAAAHANPPLTTLAVDKEALGRRGVELLLAESPEHTEISLPVELIVRASSQSAGSPALDTATVTES from the coding sequence ATGGGCACCACCATTCGCGACGTGGCGCGGGCGGCAGAGGTTTCGATCGGCACCGTGTCGCGCGCGCTGAAGAACCAGCCGGGCCTGTCCGAAACGACGCGCGCGCGGATCGTCGAGATCGCGCAGCGGCTCGGCTACGACCACGCGCAACTGCGGCCGCGCATCCGCCGGCTCACGTTCCTGCTGCATCGGCAGCACAACCGCTTTCCGGCGAGCCCGTTCTTCTCGCACGTGCTGCACGGCGTCGAGGACGCCTGCCGCGAGCGCGGCATCGTGCCGACGCTGCTGACGGTCGGCCCGAACGACGACGTGCTGCGCCAGATGCGTCCGCACGCGCCCGACGCGATCGCGGTCGCGGGCTTCATCGAACCGGAAACGATCGAGGCGCTCGCCGCGACGGGCCGCCCGCTCGTGCTGATCGACCTGTGGGCGCCGGGCCTGCGTTCGGTGAACATCGACAACGCGACGGGCGCCGCGCTCGCGATGCGCCATCTGCTCGCAACGGGCCGTTCGCGGATCGCCTTCATCGGCGGCTCGCCCGCGCACTACAGCATCGCGCAGCGCGCGATCGGCTATCGCCGCGCATTCTTCGAGGCCGGCCGACTGTTCGATCCCGCGTACGAAGTGACGATCGACGCAGGGCTCGATCCCGACACCGGCGCCACGCGCGCGATGCAGCAACTGCTCGATGCGCCGGGCCCGCGGCCCGACGCGGTGTTCGCGTACAACGACGCGGCCGCGCTGGCCGCCCAGCGCGTGTGCCTCGCCCGCGGCCTGCGGATTCCCGACGACATCGCGATCGTCGGCTTCGACGACATTCCCGCCGCCGCGCACGCGAACCCGCCGCTGACGACGCTCGCGGTCGACAAGGAAGCGCTCGGCCGCCGCGGCGTCGAACTGCTGCTCGCCGAGTCGCCCGAACACACCGAGATCTCGCTGCCCGTCGAGCTGATCGTGCGGGCCAGCAGCCAGTCCGCCGGCTCGCCGGCCCTCGATACCGCCACGGTCACCGAATCATGA